Proteins encoded by one window of Pseudomonas coleopterorum:
- the recC gene encoding exodeoxyribonuclease V subunit gamma: MSAMSPLTPGFMVVHGNRLDELRSLVVSWMRLYPLRPLENEIILVQSNGIAQWLKLALAADESTDEEGGVGISAAVDVQLPGSFMWQLYRSVLGHDQIPSSSLLDKAPLTWRLMRLLPQLIDRPHFEPLQRFLLDDNDLRKRYQLSERLADLFDQYQVYRADWLQDWAVGKHQLRNGRGLSKSLPAGNCWQAELWRALLEDVGSEGMAQSRAGVHQRFMEAAAALDEAPSTLPSRVIVFGISSLPAQGLEALAALGRFSQVLLCVHNPCRHHWADIVADKDLLRHQYKRQARKQGMPVVLDSDNLHQHAHPLLAAWGKQGRDYINLLDSYDDPASYQAAFGDGRIDLFSEGEPRHLLGQLQDDILELRPLGETQSIWPSVDIKTDKSIRFHVAHSAQREVEILHDQLLARFSADAALRPRDVIVMVPDIDSYAPHIRAVFGQLDRDDRRFIPFTLTDQGQRGRDPLLIAVEHLLKLPDSRFPVSEILDLLDVPALRSRFAILERDLPTLRRWIEGAGIRWGLDARQRTQMGLPIELEQNTWRFGLRRMLLGYAVGTGIGCSDIEPYDEIGGLDAALIGPLAALLDALEVACQQLDRPATPAQWGIRLHQLLQLFFAAETEHDEYLLNQLEELREEWLETCEAVGLVEQLPLTVVREAWLAGLDQGRLSQRFLAGSVNFCTLMPMRAIPFKIVCLLGMNDGDYPRAQPPLDFDLMGSDYRPGDRSRREDDRYLLLEALLSAREQLYMSWVGRSIRDNSERPPSVLIGQLRDHLASGWRLSGDEALDSSASGQKLLHALTLEHPLQPFSARYFHQGNPALFSFASEWQHLHAGIAAADAQVPLPAHRQEEPLSVAQLQDFLRNPVRHFFSQRLKVFFESAEKPVSDIEPFVLDALERYTLSDSLLSAGMASAGEIADVLENHARKLQGSGLLPMAEFGTRLREELIEPLPDLLERYRQLLVLWPSRLDSALPITFQAQGIVLEGWLAGVYQREDGNCLSVSTIANAIGGVRSRKWHRLIRPWVLHLASCAVGLPLTTAVVASDDTLLLDPLPLDQAQTALSDLLLAWQTGMTRPLPVAVKTAVAWLSQTDGEKALAAARKAYEGDGVTSNGERREAVALMRQFADFDALVDSEEFEGWAQTLYQPMLEAPWRSVDEQEARS, encoded by the coding sequence ATGTCGGCCATGTCGCCTCTCACCCCCGGTTTCATGGTTGTACATGGCAATCGCCTGGACGAACTGCGCAGTCTTGTCGTGAGCTGGATGCGCCTGTACCCGCTGCGTCCACTGGAAAACGAAATCATCCTGGTGCAGAGCAATGGTATCGCTCAATGGCTCAAGCTTGCGCTCGCCGCGGACGAAAGCACGGACGAGGAAGGAGGGGTAGGAATCTCGGCGGCGGTGGATGTGCAGTTGCCTGGCAGTTTCATGTGGCAGCTGTATCGAAGCGTATTGGGGCACGACCAGATTCCTTCTTCCTCGCTGCTCGACAAGGCACCGCTCACCTGGCGTTTGATGCGTCTGTTACCGCAACTGATCGACCGGCCCCATTTCGAACCTCTCCAGCGCTTCCTGCTCGACGATAACGACCTGCGCAAGCGCTACCAGTTGTCAGAACGGCTGGCAGACTTGTTCGATCAGTATCAGGTCTATCGCGCGGATTGGCTTCAGGACTGGGCGGTAGGCAAGCATCAGCTGCGCAATGGGCGAGGTTTAAGCAAGTCCTTGCCTGCAGGCAATTGTTGGCAAGCGGAGTTGTGGAGGGCATTGCTGGAGGATGTAGGGTCAGAAGGCATGGCACAAAGCCGGGCGGGGGTACATCAACGCTTCATGGAGGCTGCTGCCGCGCTGGATGAAGCGCCTTCGACATTGCCATCGCGTGTAATCGTGTTCGGTATTTCGTCGCTACCAGCCCAGGGCCTGGAAGCCTTGGCGGCGCTGGGTCGCTTCAGTCAGGTGCTGTTGTGTGTGCACAATCCCTGTCGGCACCATTGGGCCGATATCGTGGCAGACAAGGACCTGCTGCGTCATCAATACAAGCGCCAGGCTCGCAAGCAGGGCATGCCGGTCGTATTGGATTCAGACAACCTTCATCAGCACGCCCATCCCTTGCTCGCTGCCTGGGGCAAGCAAGGGCGTGACTACATCAATCTGCTCGACAGCTATGACGACCCCGCCAGCTATCAGGCTGCATTTGGCGACGGTCGTATCGATCTTTTCAGCGAAGGCGAGCCGCGACACCTGTTGGGTCAGTTGCAGGACGACATCCTTGAGCTGCGCCCCCTGGGCGAAACACAGTCGATCTGGCCCAGCGTCGATATCAAGACCGACAAGAGCATTCGCTTCCACGTTGCACACAGTGCGCAGCGCGAGGTGGAGATTCTGCACGATCAGCTGTTGGCACGCTTCAGTGCCGATGCCGCGCTGCGTCCACGTGATGTGATCGTCATGGTGCCCGACATCGACAGCTACGCCCCCCATATTCGGGCGGTGTTTGGCCAGCTGGACCGGGATGACCGCAGATTCATCCCCTTCACGCTGACCGATCAAGGTCAACGCGGGCGTGATCCTTTGCTCATAGCGGTCGAGCACCTGCTCAAGCTACCGGACAGTCGCTTCCCCGTGAGCGAGATTCTTGATCTGCTCGACGTGCCTGCCCTGCGCAGTCGATTTGCGATTCTGGAGCGGGACCTGCCGACGCTGCGTCGCTGGATCGAAGGGGCGGGTATTCGCTGGGGTCTCGATGCACGCCAACGCACGCAGATGGGACTGCCGATCGAACTGGAGCAGAACACCTGGCGCTTTGGGCTGCGACGAATGTTGCTTGGTTATGCCGTGGGAACCGGAATAGGGTGCAGTGACATCGAGCCCTACGACGAAATCGGTGGCCTGGATGCAGCGCTTATCGGGCCGCTTGCAGCGCTTTTGGATGCGCTGGAAGTGGCCTGCCAGCAACTTGATCGTCCGGCCACCCCTGCGCAGTGGGGTATCAGACTGCATCAGTTGCTGCAGCTGTTCTTCGCTGCCGAGACGGAGCATGACGAATACCTGCTCAATCAGCTTGAAGAACTGCGTGAAGAGTGGCTGGAAACCTGCGAAGCGGTGGGACTGGTCGAGCAATTGCCGCTGACGGTGGTGCGTGAAGCCTGGCTCGCCGGGCTGGATCAGGGGCGCTTGAGCCAGCGCTTTCTGGCAGGCTCCGTCAACTTCTGTACCTTGATGCCGATGCGCGCCATTCCGTTCAAGATCGTCTGCCTGTTGGGCATGAACGATGGCGACTACCCGCGGGCGCAGCCACCGCTGGACTTCGACTTGATGGGCAGCGATTACCGCCCGGGGGACCGTTCCCGTCGCGAGGACGACCGCTACCTGCTGCTGGAAGCCCTGCTCTCGGCGCGTGAGCAACTCTACATGAGCTGGGTGGGGCGCAGCATCAGGGACAACAGCGAACGGCCACCGTCCGTGCTGATCGGGCAGTTGCGCGATCACCTGGCCAGTGGCTGGCGGCTGTCAGGCGACGAGGCACTGGACAGTTCCGCTAGCGGACAGAAGCTCTTGCACGCGCTCACGCTGGAGCATCCGCTTCAGCCTTTCAGTGCTCGGTACTTTCACCAGGGAAATCCTGCGCTCTTCAGTTTTGCCAGCGAGTGGCAGCACTTGCACGCAGGCATAGCGGCAGCGGATGCGCAGGTACCGCTGCCTGCTCATCGTCAGGAAGAGCCATTGAGCGTGGCTCAGCTACAGGATTTTCTGCGCAATCCGGTCAGGCACTTTTTCAGCCAGCGGCTCAAGGTCTTCTTCGAGTCGGCCGAGAAGCCGGTGTCCGATATCGAGCCCTTCGTGCTCGATGCGCTGGAGCGTTACACCCTCAGTGACAGCCTGCTCAGTGCGGGCATGGCCAGTGCCGGTGAAATCGCCGACGTGCTGGAGAACCACGCTCGCAAGTTGCAGGGCAGCGGTCTTTTACCCATGGCAGAATTCGGTACGCGACTGCGGGAAGAATTGATCGAACCATTGCCCGATCTGCTCGAGCGCTACCGCCAGTTGCTCGTGCTCTGGCCTTCCCGGCTGGACAGCGCTCTACCGATCACTTTCCAGGCACAGGGCATCGTACTGGAGGGGTGGCTGGCGGGCGTGTACCAGCGCGAGGATGGTAACTGCCTCAGTGTTTCGACGATCGCCAATGCCATCGGCGGCGTGCGCTCGCGCAAATGGCATCGTCTGATACGTCCCTGGGTCTTGCATCTCGCCTCGTGCGCCGTGGGGCTGCCCCTGACAACGGCGGTAGTGGCCAGCGACGATACCTTGTTGCTCGATCCATTGCCTCTGGACCAGGCTCAAACGGCGCTGAGCGATCTATTGCTGGCCTGGCAGACGGGCATGACCCGTCCTCTGCCGGTAGCGGTGAAGACAGCCGTGGCCTGGCTTTCGCAGACTGATGGGGAGAAAGCCTTGGCGGCAGCACGAAAAGCCTATGAGGGGGATGGGGTGACCAGCAATGGCGAGCGCCGGGAGGCGGTGGCGTTGATGCGCCAGTTCGCTGATTTCGATGCACTGGTCGACAGTGAAGAGTTCGAGGGTTGGGCTCAGACGCTCTACCAACCCATGCTGGAAGCGCCCTGGCGCTCGGTCGATGAGCAGGAGGCCCGATCATGA
- the recB gene encoding exodeoxyribonuclease V subunit beta, producing the protein MTSLERPLALAFPLRGSQLIEASAGTGKTFTISALYLRLILGHGADINGFGRELLPPQILVVTFTDAATKELRERIRIRLAEAARFFRDEISAPDALIAQLRDEFDTTQWAASAARLDIAAQWMDEAAVSTIHSWCQRMLREHAFDSGSLFTQSLETDHSDLLGEVVRDYWRRYYYPMQGAALDWVRAHLGGPAALLTRVRGLFAHAHEGASGDEPGELIERALAERVQALIELKKPWPQWAIELREICLQAVAAKAVDGRKMQARYFEPWFEKITAWATDPDQHELDIGTGFTRLTPEGMAEAWKGEAPDHPGLQAMVMLPAALAALPTPESAVLRHAAQWIGERFEEEKRRRAEMGFDDMLVRLDRALQGAGGEQLAQLIREQFPVALIDEFQDTDPVQYRIFERIYHIEENEQETGLFLIGDPKQAIYAFRGADIHTYLQARRATEGRLHTLGTNFRSTRAMVGAVNHVFMQAEQRVQERGAFLFRQGEDNPVPFIDVQAQGRKESLIVEEQAVPALTLWQLASDQPVSGVAYRKALAAACAAEIVRLLNAGQAGQGGFQVEGRKARGILPADIAILVRDGKEAQAVRAELTERGVRSVYLSDKDSVFAAQEAHDLLAWLKACAEPDSERQLRAALASMTLNRSLHELEQLNLSELEWEARVMQFRSYRTIWRSQGVLPMLRRLLHDFDLPLALIGRDDGERILTNLLHLCELLQQASSELDGEQALIRHLSEQLALSGSAAEEHILRLESDEQLVKVVTIHKSKGLEYALVFLPFICSCKPVDGKRLPLIYHDASHRAQLTLSPTPEQVALADDERLAEDLRLLYVALTRAQHSCWLGIADLKRGTTKESVFHRSAIGYLLGGGQPLVDASQLASWLQAVSAGCPDIVSLPVPEADETRYVPLRSDAALLKVRQPKRSARENWWIASYSALRISDALSADDDQAPDSALEQKLMDDERLDVQVPREVPATSGDIHRFPRGPGPGTFLHGLLEWAGREGFASVAEAPERLADNVARRCSRRGWTGWIPTLDEWLRRFIDEPLRLGSERAPVRMAELDQYQIEMEFWFASHKVDVTRLDALVRQYTHPGVLRLPAEGAMLNGMFKGFIDLCFEHQGQYYVADYKSNWLGPDDDAYTQEAMTESILANRYDLQYVLYLLALHRQLKARLPGYDYDQHVGGAVFVFLRGLGAPSQGVYFTRPPRELIEELDALFKGGRRDVQADLFEESTP; encoded by the coding sequence ATGACGTCTCTTGAACGTCCATTGGCGTTGGCCTTCCCACTGCGTGGCAGTCAGTTGATCGAAGCCAGCGCGGGCACCGGCAAGACATTCACCATTTCCGCACTCTATCTGCGTTTGATCCTGGGCCACGGTGCGGACATCAACGGATTCGGTCGCGAACTGCTGCCTCCGCAGATCTTGGTCGTGACCTTCACCGATGCGGCGACCAAGGAGCTGCGCGAGCGGATTCGGATACGGCTGGCCGAAGCGGCTCGTTTTTTTCGAGACGAGATCTCGGCACCGGATGCATTGATCGCGCAGTTGCGCGACGAATTCGACACCACCCAGTGGGCGGCCAGCGCAGCCCGACTGGATATTGCTGCGCAATGGATGGATGAGGCAGCCGTTTCCACCATCCACAGCTGGTGCCAGCGCATGCTGCGCGAGCATGCGTTCGACAGCGGCAGTTTGTTCACCCAGAGCCTAGAGACCGATCACAGCGACCTGCTGGGCGAAGTCGTGCGTGACTATTGGCGGCGCTATTACTACCCGATGCAAGGCGCTGCCCTGGATTGGGTAAGAGCTCATCTGGGCGGGCCCGCAGCGTTGCTCACCCGAGTACGAGGGCTGTTTGCCCATGCGCACGAGGGCGCTTCGGGCGATGAACCTGGCGAGCTGATCGAGCGTGCTCTGGCCGAGCGCGTGCAGGCCTTGATCGAGCTCAAGAAACCCTGGCCGCAGTGGGCCATCGAGTTGCGTGAAATCTGCCTGCAGGCCGTGGCGGCGAAGGCGGTCGACGGTCGCAAGATGCAGGCACGCTATTTCGAACCCTGGTTCGAGAAGATCACGGCCTGGGCGACCGACCCGGATCAGCACGAGCTGGATATCGGCACCGGCTTTACCCGCCTGACCCCCGAAGGCATGGCCGAAGCCTGGAAGGGAGAGGCCCCTGATCACCCTGGATTGCAAGCGATGGTCATGCTGCCCGCAGCGCTGGCGGCGCTGCCGACACCTGAAAGCGCGGTGCTCAGGCATGCTGCCCAGTGGATCGGCGAACGCTTCGAGGAAGAGAAACGCCGGCGCGCGGAAATGGGCTTCGACGATATGCTGGTCCGGCTCGACCGTGCGCTTCAGGGCGCCGGTGGCGAGCAGTTGGCCCAGTTGATTCGCGAACAGTTCCCGGTGGCCCTGATCGATGAGTTTCAGGACACCGATCCGGTTCAGTACCGCATTTTCGAGCGTATCTATCACATCGAGGAGAACGAACAGGAGACCGGGCTATTCCTGATCGGCGATCCGAAGCAGGCGATCTACGCTTTCCGCGGTGCCGATATACACACCTACCTGCAGGCACGTCGTGCGACCGAGGGGCGGCTGCATACATTGGGTACCAATTTCCGGTCAACCCGGGCCATGGTCGGGGCGGTCAACCATGTGTTCATGCAGGCCGAGCAGCGTGTGCAGGAACGAGGTGCGTTCCTGTTCCGGCAGGGTGAAGACAATCCGGTGCCGTTCATCGATGTGCAGGCCCAGGGGCGCAAGGAATCGTTGATCGTCGAGGAGCAGGCCGTACCGGCGCTGACCCTCTGGCAATTGGCCAGTGATCAGCCTGTTTCGGGCGTTGCCTATCGCAAGGCCCTGGCAGCTGCCTGCGCGGCCGAAATCGTGCGCCTGTTGAACGCCGGCCAAGCCGGGCAAGGTGGCTTTCAAGTGGAGGGGCGCAAAGCCAGAGGTATCTTGCCGGCCGACATCGCCATTTTGGTACGCGATGGCAAGGAAGCTCAGGCCGTGCGCGCCGAGTTGACCGAGCGCGGGGTACGCAGCGTGTACCTGTCGGACAAGGACTCGGTGTTCGCTGCACAGGAGGCCCACGATCTGCTGGCCTGGCTGAAGGCGTGCGCCGAGCCCGATTCGGAGCGGCAATTGCGCGCTGCCTTGGCGAGCATGACGCTGAACCGTTCGCTGCATGAACTGGAGCAGTTGAATCTCAGCGAGCTGGAATGGGAAGCGCGAGTCATGCAGTTCCGCAGCTATCGAACCATCTGGCGCAGCCAGGGTGTGCTGCCGATGCTGCGCAGGTTGCTGCACGACTTCGACCTGCCGTTGGCGTTGATCGGTCGCGACGATGGCGAACGTATCCTGACCAACCTGCTGCACCTGTGCGAACTGTTGCAGCAGGCATCCAGCGAACTGGATGGTGAGCAAGCGTTGATCCGTCATCTGAGCGAACAGCTGGCGCTGTCCGGCAGCGCGGCCGAGGAGCACATCCTGCGCCTGGAAAGCGACGAGCAGTTGGTGAAGGTGGTGACCATTCACAAGTCCAAGGGGCTGGAGTACGCGCTGGTTTTCCTGCCCTTCATCTGCAGCTGCAAGCCGGTCGATGGTAAGCGCTTGCCGTTGATCTATCACGATGCGTCACACCGGGCGCAACTGACACTGAGCCCTACGCCTGAACAGGTGGCGCTGGCCGACGACGAGCGTCTGGCCGAGGATCTGCGTCTGCTTTACGTGGCCTTGACCCGGGCTCAACACAGCTGTTGGCTCGGCATCGCGGACCTCAAGCGCGGCACGACCAAGGAGTCGGTGTTTCATCGCTCGGCTATTGGTTACCTGCTGGGCGGCGGGCAGCCTCTGGTCGATGCGAGCCAGCTTGCGAGCTGGTTGCAGGCTGTGAGTGCGGGATGCCCGGACATCGTGAGCCTGCCGGTACCGGAAGCGGACGAGACCCGCTACGTACCGTTGCGCAGCGATGCCGCGCTGCTCAAGGTGCGCCAACCCAAGCGCAGTGCTCGGGAAAACTGGTGGATAGCCTCTTACAGTGCGTTGCGCATCAGCGACGCCTTGAGCGCGGATGACGATCAGGCGCCCGACAGCGCGCTTGAGCAGAAGCTCATGGACGATGAGCGCCTGGACGTCCAGGTACCGCGCGAAGTGCCGGCCACCAGTGGCGATATTCATCGTTTCCCCCGCGGGCCGGGTCCGGGGACTTTTCTACACGGTTTGCTGGAGTGGGCGGGGCGCGAAGGGTTCGCCAGTGTTGCGGAGGCTCCCGAACGTTTGGCCGACAACGTCGCCCGCCGTTGCAGTCGGCGCGGCTGGACCGGCTGGATCCCGACCCTCGACGAATGGCTGCGACGTTTCATCGACGAGCCATTGCGCCTCGGATCCGAGCGCGCGCCGGTACGCATGGCCGAGCTCGATCAATACCAGATCGAAATGGAGTTCTGGTTCGCCAGCCACAAGGTCGACGTGACCCGGCTCGATGCTCTGGTGCGCCAGTACACTCACCCTGGCGTGCTTCGGCTGCCAGCCGAAGGGGCGATGCTCAATGGCATGTTCAAGGGCTTCATCGACCTGTGCTTCGAGCATCAGGGCCAGTATTACGTTGCCGACTACAAATCCAACTGGCTGGGCCCGGATGATGATGCCTATACCCAGGAGGCGATGACCGAATCCATTCTGGCCAACCGCTACGACCTGCAATACGTGCTGTACCTGCTCGCCTTGCACCGACAGTTGAAAGCCCGGCTGCCAGGGTACGACTACGACCAGCATGTCGGAGGTGCGGTATTCGTGTTTCTGCGCGGCCTGGGGGCGCCCAGTCAAGGGGTGTACTTCACGCGTCCGCCACGTGAGCTCATCGAGGAGCTCGATGCGTTGTTCAAAGGCGGACGCCGCGATGTCCAGGCCGACCTGTTCGAGGAAAGTACACCATGA
- the recD gene encoding exodeoxyribonuclease V subunit alpha, with product MTRSFADLLPTPLDAHSLARLQPRTHTADLLALLERWVERGWLRALDKAFVAFLADLDPQGDPLVLLAAALASHQLGHGHVCLDLAATLQAPDFALSLPPEGDLQGGVALLPSQLLEGLSPDAWLSSLANSPLVSNGDDTSGSSPLVLSSQRLYLRRYWAYERRIGDALRQRLEAHEPIPEDLAQRLTQLFGTADGARIDWQKLACALAARGAFSIVTGGPGTGKTTTVVRLLALLQGPAVAQDKPLRIRLAAPTGKAAARLTESISLQVQSLEVDAAIKARIPTEVTTVHRLLGSRPGTRHFRHDAANPLPLDVLVVDEASMIDLEMMANLLDALPPHARLVLLGDKDQLASVEAGAVLGDLCSQAEAGYYSPATRAWLEQVSGEDLAHSGLLEGNERDHALAQQVVMLRHSRRFGEDSGIGQLAARVNLQDAEGARALLQEGRYQDVHWLPLKGEHDAALLRLLLDGHGRNSDGPQGYRRYLEQMDMARPPAETPLEDEAWATWARGLLNAFDEFQLLCAVRKGPWGVESLNARATQALTQARLIDGSQPWYEGRPVLMTRNDYGLGLMNGDIGIALMLPEGGGRERRVLRVAFPRNDGQGGIRFVLPSRLNDVETVYAMTVHKSQGSEFAHTALILPDALNPVLTKELIYTGITRAKHWFTLVESRKGVFEEAVRRRVKRLSGLMLGWQSNV from the coding sequence ATGACCCGCTCGTTTGCCGACCTGTTGCCGACGCCTCTGGACGCACACAGCCTTGCTCGATTGCAGCCCCGTACACATACGGCCGACCTGTTGGCGCTGCTCGAGCGCTGGGTCGAGCGCGGCTGGCTGCGCGCGCTGGACAAGGCCTTCGTGGCGTTTCTGGCCGACCTTGATCCCCAGGGAGATCCCCTGGTGTTGCTGGCTGCTGCCTTGGCCAGTCACCAGCTTGGGCATGGACACGTCTGCCTGGACTTGGCAGCAACGCTGCAGGCGCCGGATTTTGCCTTGTCGCTACCGCCCGAAGGCGATCTGCAGGGAGGCGTGGCCCTGCTGCCATCGCAGTTGCTGGAGGGCCTGAGTCCCGACGCCTGGTTGAGCAGTCTGGCGAATAGCCCATTGGTGAGCAACGGGGACGACACTTCTGGCAGCTCGCCCTTGGTGCTTTCGAGTCAACGTCTGTACCTGCGTCGGTACTGGGCTTACGAGCGGCGCATCGGTGATGCGTTGCGCCAGCGTCTGGAGGCGCATGAGCCGATACCGGAGGATCTTGCCCAGCGTTTGACGCAATTGTTCGGCACCGCCGATGGGGCGCGGATCGATTGGCAGAAACTGGCCTGCGCGCTGGCGGCCCGCGGCGCCTTCAGTATCGTCACCGGCGGCCCGGGGACCGGCAAGACCACCACGGTGGTACGCCTGCTGGCGCTGTTGCAGGGGCCTGCCGTTGCCCAGGACAAACCGCTGCGCATTCGTCTGGCGGCACCGACCGGCAAGGCGGCGGCTCGGCTGACGGAATCGATCAGCCTGCAGGTCCAGAGCCTGGAAGTGGACGCGGCGATCAAGGCGCGCATTCCCACCGAGGTAACCACCGTTCACCGGCTGCTGGGAAGCCGTCCAGGTACGCGGCATTTTCGTCACGATGCGGCCAACCCTTTGCCCTTGGACGTGTTGGTGGTCGACGAGGCCTCGATGATCGACCTCGAGATGATGGCCAACCTGCTCGACGCGCTGCCGCCTCATGCGCGGCTGGTGCTGCTGGGCGACAAGGATCAGTTGGCGTCGGTCGAGGCGGGGGCCGTGCTGGGTGATCTATGCAGCCAGGCCGAGGCCGGCTACTACAGCCCGGCGACGCGAGCCTGGCTGGAGCAGGTGAGCGGCGAGGATCTGGCGCACAGTGGTTTGCTCGAAGGGAACGAGCGTGATCACGCCTTGGCACAACAGGTGGTCATGTTGCGGCACTCGCGTCGGTTCGGCGAGGACAGTGGCATCGGCCAGTTGGCCGCCCGCGTCAACCTGCAGGACGCCGAAGGTGCGCGTGCCTTGCTCCAGGAAGGCCGGTACCAGGATGTGCATTGGCTGCCACTCAAGGGTGAACACGATGCGGCGCTGTTGCGTCTGCTGCTGGACGGGCATGGTCGCAACAGCGATGGACCGCAAGGCTACCGCCGCTATCTCGAGCAGATGGATATGGCTCGACCGCCGGCTGAAACGCCACTTGAAGATGAAGCCTGGGCAACCTGGGCCCGTGGGTTGCTGAATGCTTTCGACGAGTTTCAGCTGCTGTGCGCGGTACGAAAAGGGCCTTGGGGGGTCGAAAGCCTGAACGCACGCGCGACCCAAGCCTTGACGCAGGCGCGCCTGATCGACGGAAGCCAACCCTGGTACGAAGGCCGTCCGGTATTGATGACCCGCAACGACTATGGCCTGGGTTTGATGAACGGTGATATCGGCATCGCCCTTATGCTGCCCGAGGGTGGCGGGCGCGAGCGAAGGGTCTTGCGCGTGGCCTTCCCGCGCAACGACGGGCAGGGCGGCATTCGTTTCGTGCTGCCCAGTCGGTTGAATGACGTGGAGACGGTGTACGCGATGACGGTGCACAAATCCCAGGGTTCCGAATTCGCGCACACGGCACTGATCCTGCCGGACGCGTTGAATCCGGTGTTGACCAAGGAGTTGATCTACACCGGAATCACGCGTGCCAAACACTGGTTCACCCTGGTCGAAAGCCGCAAGGGTGTGTTCGAGGAAGCGGTGCGGCGCAGGGTGAAGAGGCTCAGTGGGTTGATGCTTGGGTGGCAGTCTAACGTCTGA
- a CDS encoding LysR family transcriptional regulator yields the protein MQKDLSSLNWDDLKFFLEVARTRKASIAAKRLGVDYTTVSRRIGSLENALGTLLFEKSRTTGFVLTAEGQRLLASAESMESTLHMACEQVSGSGVALSGHIRMGCTEGFGSFFITPQLSHFVDTYPAISVDILPLPHFISLSKREADIVIALERPEHGPYVCCKLCDYRLKLYATRAYLDRHPPIDSSAQLSGHRFISYVDDLAFSSELLYLSKLLPNVNAGLRSTSVIAQYTAALQGHGLVILPCFLAAQDERLVEVLPEEIDITRQFWMYCREDLRKLKRITLLWDYIRNVTERNAPLLMGTPAPL from the coding sequence ATGCAAAAAGACCTTAGCAGCCTGAACTGGGACGACCTCAAGTTCTTTCTCGAGGTGGCCCGCACCCGCAAGGCTAGCATCGCAGCCAAACGCCTGGGGGTGGACTACACCACCGTGTCGCGACGCATCGGCTCGCTGGAGAACGCGCTGGGTACCCTGCTGTTCGAAAAATCACGGACCACCGGCTTCGTCCTCACCGCCGAAGGGCAGCGCCTGCTCGCGTCGGCCGAATCCATGGAAAGCACCCTGCACATGGCCTGCGAACAGGTTTCAGGCTCCGGCGTGGCACTGTCAGGACACATTCGCATGGGTTGCACCGAAGGCTTCGGCAGCTTCTTCATCACCCCGCAACTGAGTCACTTCGTCGACACCTACCCGGCAATCTCGGTCGACATCCTGCCGCTGCCACACTTCATCAGCCTCTCCAAGCGCGAAGCCGATATCGTCATCGCGCTTGAACGCCCCGAACACGGTCCCTACGTCTGCTGCAAGCTCTGCGATTACCGATTGAAACTGTATGCCACACGCGCCTACCTGGATCGCCACCCGCCCATCGACAGCAGCGCCCAACTCAGCGGCCACCGCTTCATCAGCTACGTCGACGACCTGGCATTCAGCTCCGAGCTGCTCTACCTGAGCAAACTGCTGCCCAACGTCAACGCCGGACTGCGCAGCACCAGCGTGATCGCCCAGTACACTGCGGCGCTCCAGGGCCACGGGCTGGTCATCCTGCCCTGCTTCCTGGCTGCCCAGGACGAACGCCTGGTGGAGGTCCTGCCCGAGGAAATCGATATCACCCGGCAGTTCTGGATGTACTGCCGCGAGGACTTGCGCAAGCTGAAACGGATTACGCTGTTGTGGGATTACATCCGCAACGTCACCGAACGCAACGCACCGCTATTGATGGGCACCCCCGCCCCCCTGTAG